A single region of the Polyodon spathula isolate WHYD16114869_AA chromosome 12, ASM1765450v1, whole genome shotgun sequence genome encodes:
- the LOC121324919 gene encoding C-C chemokine receptor type 7-like, producing the protein MTTPEYDYYDLTSDYSLEHTSDYSSIPIKCEAGDPQSFINVFQPCILAVIFVLGMMGNILVLIIYTLYRRLKSMTDVFLLNLALADLLLLLTLPFRAADARHGWLFGGWLCKAVRSLYSINYYSGFLFLTCISVDRYIAIVLATVAHKLRPQTIFYSKVSSALVWLVSVVMSVPEMVWSKVVKLDDLHCEMILDVEDKLVKAATQFAQVTVGFWLPFGVMLFCYSLITRTLLNGRSFQKHKALKVICSLVLLFVLFQLPYSVVLFLKTTDWLGSKQVNCGVWGAKHVAEDVTRSLAFLRCCLNPLLYGFVGVKFRSDVLLILRDLRCTSRSQHNCHVRSLPGSSNRFSSASNRNTESSSVFSV; encoded by the coding sequence ATGACCACCCCAGAATATGACTATTACGACTTGACCTCTGATTACAGTTTGGAGCACACATCCGACTACTCCAGCATTCCCATCAAGTGCGAAGCAGGGGATCCCCAAAGCTTTATCAATGTCTTCCAGCCCTGCATCCTGGCTGTCATCTTTGTTCTGGGAATGATGGGCAACATCTTGGTCCTGATCATCTACACACTCTACCGGCGGTTAAAATCCATGACCGACGTCTTCCTCCTAAACCTGGCTCTGGCTGACCTGCTCCTGCTCCTCACACTTCCGTTCCGAGCGGCAGACGCACGCCACGGCTGGCTCTTCGGAGGCTGGTTGTGCAAGGCGGTGCGCAGCCTTTATAGCATCAACTACTACAGCGGCTTCCTGTTCCTCACCTGCATCAGCGTCGACAGGTACATAGCGATAGTCCTGGCCACCGTCGCTCACAAACTCAGACCGCAGACGATTTTCTACAGCAAGGTCAGCTCAGCCCTTGTGTGGCTGGTCTCCGTGGTTATGAGTGTGCCGGAAATGGTTTGGAGCAAAGTGGTGAAGCTAGATGACCTGCACTGTGAGATGATCCTGGACGTGGAAGACAAGCTCGTAAAAGCCGCCACCCAGTTCGCGCAGGTGACGGTCGGGTTCTGGCTCCCGTTTGGCGTCATGCTCTTCTGCTATTCACTCATCACCAGGACCCTGTTAAATGGAAGGAGCTTCCAAAAGCACAAAGCCCTGAAAGTCATCTGCTCACTGGTGCTTCTTTTTGTCCTCTTCCAGCTGCCCTACAGCGTCGTTCTGTTCCTCAAGACCACCGACTGGCTAGGGAGCAAGCAGGTGAACTGCGGTGTTTGGGGAGCCAAGCATGTGGCAGAGGACGTGACCCGCAGCCTGGCGTTCCTCCGCTGCTGCCTCAACCCGCTTCTCTACGGGTTTGTGGGGGTCAAGTTCCGCAGCGACGTCCTGCTGATACTCAGGGACCTCAGGTGTACGAGCCGGTCCCAGCACAACTGTCATGTCAGGAGCCTCCCAGGCAGCAGCAACAGGTTTTCATCAGCCTCTAACCGAAATACAGAGTCGTCCTCCGTGTTCTCTGTGTAG